The Candidatus Methylacidiphilales bacterium genomic interval AATCGAAAAAGCTATGCAAGCCATGAAACGATTCGTAAATCGGCTATAATTTTATTCTCATGCCAACCCCTGAACTAGCGAAACCTATCGACTCCCTACAACTTCGCATCAACGAAATCTTCTACAGCATCCAAGGAGAAAGCACCTATGCAGGACAGCCATGCGTATTTGTCCGTCTAACCGGATGCGATCTACGCTGCACATATTGCGATACACAATACGCATTCTATGAAGGAGAACGTCAGACTATCTCCCAAATTTTAGCAACAATAGCCCAATACAATTGCCGCTTAGTTGAAATTACCGGTGGCGAACCTCTCCTACAACATAATGTCATCCCATTAATGAGCTTACTTTGTGACTTAGGCTACAAAGTTCTGATCGAAACCAGCGGCGCTCACGACATCTCACAGATTGATCCACGAGTAGAACGCATTATGGATCTAAAGTGCCCAAGTAGCGGCGAAGTGGAACGTAATCTTTGGTCTAATATTGCCCACCTAAAATCACACGACGAGGTCAAATTCGTGATTGGAACACAAGACGACTATGAATGGGCCAAAGAAAAGCTCTTTGAATATCATCTCCATGTTCGCGTTCGGGCTGTTCTCTTTTCTCCAGTCTTCGAGACAATGAAGCCCGTTACACTTGCTACCGCTATCCTCCGCGATCAGCTTCCCGTCCGCTTCCAAATCCAGCTTCACAAAATCATCTGGCCCTCAGCCACTCGTGGAGTCTAGCTACATCTCAAGCACCCCCTGTTAAACTGAAGTTTATCGTCTATCAAAAAAATGCTATAGAGCTTTCATGACCCCTGAGGATTTTCCTAAAGCCTACGAACCCCAGCGCGTGCAAGATCGCATCTATCAGGAATGGCTCGAAAAGGGCTACTGGCATGCCAACCCACGAAGCAATAAGCCCCCATTCTCCATCGTCATGCCTCCACCCAATATCACAGGAGTCCTCACCTTGGGACACGTTTTGAACAATACGTTGCAAGATATCCTCTGCCGCAGAGCTAGAATGCAAGGCTACGAAGTGCTCTGGCTCCCTGGCACGGATCACGCCGGCCTCGCCACACAGACGGCCGTTGAAAAAAACATTAAAAAAACTGAAGGCAAGACGCGTTTCGATTTCTCACGTGAAGCCTTTTTAGAAAAGGTTTGGGAATGGCAAAAAAAACACGGCAACATCATCATCGAGCAACTTAAAAAACTCGGATGCTCCTGTGATTGGCAACGCCAGCGTTTCACCCTCGATGAGGCATACACTCGAGCTGTGCAACGTGTATTCATTACACTCTATGAGCGCGGCTACATCTACCGCGGCTTGCGGATGGTGAACTGGTGCCCAGCCTCACTTACCGCTATTTCAGACGAAGAAGTGATCCCCAAGGCTCAAAAATCAACCCTATATTATATTGATTATATATTGGAAGACGATCGAGATAAACTCACAGTCGCCACTACCCGCCCAGAAACAATCATGGCCGACGTCGCAGTAGCAGTTCATCCCCACGACGAGAGGTATAAAAAATATATCGGCCGAAACGTTCGCCGTCCCCTTGCTCCAGCTCTTATTCCAATTATTCCAGACCCTGCTATCGACCCAAAATTCGGAACAGGTGTTCTCAAAGTCACACCTGCCCATGACAAGCTAGACTTTGAAATTGGACAACGTCACAACCTTCCAATCATAGATATCCTCACACCAGACGGAAAAGTATCCTGTCCACAAGAGCCCGAATTAGACGGCCTCGACCGCTTTATTGCAAGAAAACGCGCCGCTGAAATTTTACAATCTCGATCACTCCTATCAAAAGAAGAGCCCTACGAAAATAATGTTGGTTTTTCGGAGCGTGCCGATGTGCCCATAGAACCTCGCCTATCCTGGCAGTGGTTTCTGGATTACAAGAAAATGGCCAATAACAAAATGATTGAGCTAGCCTTGCAAGTCGTCAGACAGCGATTAATCGAGTTTGTACCATCCCATTGGGAAAAGGTCTACGCGCATTGGCTCGAGAATATTCAAGATTGGTGCATCTCCAGGCAGGTCTGGTGGGGGCATCGTATCCCAGTTTGGTATGCTCCAGAGGCTCCAGATCCTTCTCATCATGAGGTGCCCAAGCACCTGATTCGTTGCCAGATCGAATCGCCTGGAGAAGGCTGGAAACAAGACCCTAACACACTAGACACTTGGTTTTCTTCTTGGCTCTGGGCTTTTGAAACAATGGATGAGGAGACCCGTCAAAAGTTTTATCCAACCAGCGTTTTAGTCACTGGGCCGGATA includes:
- the queE gene encoding 7-carboxy-7-deazaguanine synthase QueE gives rise to the protein MPTPELAKPIDSLQLRINEIFYSIQGESTYAGQPCVFVRLTGCDLRCTYCDTQYAFYEGERQTISQILATIAQYNCRLVEITGGEPLLQHNVIPLMSLLCDLGYKVLIETSGAHDISQIDPRVERIMDLKCPSSGEVERNLWSNIAHLKSHDEVKFVIGTQDDYEWAKEKLFEYHLHVRVRAVLFSPVFETMKPVTLATAILRDQLPVRFQIQLHKIIWPSATRGV
- a CDS encoding valine--tRNA ligase, with amino-acid sequence MTPEDFPKAYEPQRVQDRIYQEWLEKGYWHANPRSNKPPFSIVMPPPNITGVLTLGHVLNNTLQDILCRRARMQGYEVLWLPGTDHAGLATQTAVEKNIKKTEGKTRFDFSREAFLEKVWEWQKKHGNIIIEQLKKLGCSCDWQRQRFTLDEAYTRAVQRVFITLYERGYIYRGLRMVNWCPASLTAISDEEVIPKAQKSTLYYIDYILEDDRDKLTVATTRPETIMADVAVAVHPHDERYKKYIGRNVRRPLAPALIPIIPDPAIDPKFGTGVLKVTPAHDKLDFEIGQRHNLPIIDILTPDGKVSCPQEPELDGLDRFIARKRAAEILQSRSLLSKEEPYENNVGFSERADVPIEPRLSWQWFLDYKKMANNKMIELALQVVRQRLIEFVPSHWEKVYAHWLENIQDWCISRQVWWGHRIPVWYAPEAPDPSHHEVPKHLIRCQIESPGEGWKQDPNTLDTWFSSWLWAFETMDEETRQKFYPTSVLVTGPDIIFLWVARMIIAGLEFKPGKV